In Rhineura floridana isolate rRhiFlo1 chromosome 6, rRhiFlo1.hap2, whole genome shotgun sequence, one genomic interval encodes:
- the LOC133386846 gene encoding polyhomeotic-like protein 3 gives MESELSTTCSACTTTITTTSSPSRTQPPQISVYSGADRHAVQVIQQALHRPPSSAAQYLQQMYAAQQQHLMLQPAALQQQHLSSTQFQSMASVPQASQSGGRQCASPNGSVTQQSSMSETSINLSASPTPVQLISHSQTSNTSSSSLTQQTMLLGSTSPTLTASQAQTYLRAQMPWAIQSLSRLK, from the coding sequence ATGGAAAGTGAACTGAGTACAACATGTTCTGCATGCACaacaaccatcaccaccacatcttCTCCGTCCCGTACACAGCCACCTCAAATATCTGTTTATAGCGGTGCAGATCGGCATGCTGTGCAGGTTATTCAGCAGGCCTTGCATCGTCCCCCTAGCTCAGCAGCACAGTACCTTCAGCAGATGTATGCAGCTCAACAGCAGCATCTAATGTTACAACCTGCTGCTTTGCAACAGCAGCATTTGAGTAGCACTCAGTTCCAGAGCATGGCCAGCGTCCCACAGGCAAGCCAGTCAGGTGGGAGGCAGTGCGCATCCCCCAATGGCAGTGTCACTCAGCAGTCAAGCATGTCAGAGACCTCGATTAATCTTTCTGCTTCTCCTACACCTGTGCAGCTAATAAGCCATTCACAGACCTCCAACACTAGTAGCAGCAGTCTTACCCAACAGACCATGCTGTTAGGGAGCACCTCTCCTACTCTGACTGCAAGCCAGGCTCAGACGTACCTCCGAGCTCAAATGCCATGGGCAATACAGAGTCTGTCCCGCTTGAAGTAG